The following proteins come from a genomic window of Maridesulfovibrio zosterae DSM 11974:
- a CDS encoding MBL fold metallo-hydrolase yields MTRSCLIELTDRIHRIEYCGMHVDLVRTSNGTVRIGSMPDIAKFLTEHGFREETVVVPDWEVSLAGDNRTGEEFILWQAQIRGGVLKEYVGQEFNINQVNSHLERIFPYFFDEKCLSIVRKKWLRNWFSPNIADPCYSHGDVQICCDNGNITIYEGGSTVYDRKQFDSYESPDDKIESLLTSIPRDGVHRDCLEVLPIGCGNGVSGTVANTIVRFGEYVIWIDPCGYPAHTLARHNIHWDDITHFLFTHNHEDHVQGFTACMYRARMTGRKLNLLVADNVFKVLIDLYTPLFPDLKDHINMLPLLPGNPLQLGSLQIDSRWNHHILPYGTLGLRISAGGRSFGYSGDTKYDETINRILKRKELTAEWFATCDLVFHEIEFDNAKSVHTHWKQVESLQQNISGKVLGYHTPFLENSPFPLAQEGVLYVLDGAWN; encoded by the coding sequence ATGACAAGAAGTTGTTTAATAGAGCTGACAGACCGGATACATCGGATTGAATATTGCGGTATGCATGTAGATCTCGTCCGGACATCTAACGGAACAGTGCGGATTGGCAGTATGCCCGATATTGCGAAATTCTTGACGGAACACGGTTTTCGCGAGGAGACAGTGGTGGTTCCTGACTGGGAGGTCTCTTTGGCAGGTGATAACCGGACCGGTGAAGAGTTTATTCTCTGGCAGGCCCAGATCAGGGGTGGGGTTTTAAAAGAATATGTCGGTCAAGAATTTAATATCAATCAGGTCAATAGCCATCTTGAACGCATTTTTCCTTATTTTTTTGATGAGAAGTGTCTTTCTATCGTACGCAAGAAATGGCTGCGGAACTGGTTTAGCCCGAATATAGCTGACCCATGTTATAGTCACGGTGATGTGCAGATTTGTTGCGATAATGGAAATATTACTATTTATGAAGGTGGAAGCACTGTTTATGACCGCAAACAATTTGATTCTTATGAATCTCCCGATGACAAAATTGAATCTCTGCTGACAAGCATTCCCCGAGACGGAGTACACAGGGACTGCCTGGAGGTTCTTCCAATTGGTTGTGGTAACGGTGTTTCCGGGACTGTTGCCAATACCATAGTCAGGTTTGGAGAATATGTAATCTGGATAGATCCGTGCGGTTATCCAGCACATACTCTTGCGCGACATAATATTCATTGGGATGATATTACTCACTTTTTGTTTACTCATAATCATGAAGACCATGTTCAGGGTTTCACTGCCTGTATGTACCGCGCCCGTATGACTGGACGCAAGCTGAACCTGTTGGTTGCAGATAACGTATTCAAAGTTTTAATTGATCTTTATACTCCATTATTTCCTGACCTGAAAGACCATATCAACATGCTTCCGTTGCTGCCTGGGAATCCTTTGCAGCTGGGATCTCTGCAAATTGACAGTCGATGGAATCATCACATTCTGCCTTATGGAACTTTAGGTCTCAGGATATCCGCTGGCGGAAGGAGTTTCGGCTATTCAGGTGATACCAAATATGATGAAACGATCAACCGTATCTTAAAGCGTAAAGAATTGACAGCAGAGTGGTTCGCTACGTGTGATCTTGTTTTTCATGAGATTGAATTTGATAATGCCAAAAGTGTTCATACCCACTGGAAACAGGTTGAATCTCTTCAGCAGAATATCTCCGGAAAAGTTCTCGGCTACCACACCCCGTTTCTTGAGAACAGTCCGTTTCCTCTGGCGCAGGAAGGGGTTCTTTATGTTTTGGATGGCGCTTGGAATTGA
- a CDS encoding LacI family DNA-binding transcriptional regulator: MSTILDVARLAQVSTATVSRVINSPETVREETREKVLRAMKMCNYKYNALARGFATKRSNTIGLIIPNINNPVFAKSTMGVQEYADQKNIKVILGNTSYKYSQEENLINALRESQVDGLIITTTNPKGKVIKSLVDEGVPLVLLFSTIKGGAISAVGVDNYRGGYLATEHLISLGHKRIGMVAGNFNVTDRGYHRWHGYKRCLKDNGIAYDKELLVQTEHSLIGGRNSIKTLLKLSSPPTAVFCSNDYIALGASKGARESGLNLPEDLSIVGFDDMPTASYMVPSLTSIRQPAYEMGRRACEILLQIMADPTTPVQHMMETKLVVRESTTAIV, encoded by the coding sequence GTGAGTACTATTCTTGATGTTGCACGACTTGCACAAGTCTCGACAGCTACAGTGTCGAGAGTTATCAACTCCCCCGAAACAGTTCGTGAAGAGACTCGAGAAAAAGTTCTACGGGCGATGAAGATGTGTAACTACAAGTACAATGCCCTTGCGCGTGGATTCGCCACCAAAAGATCCAATACTATCGGCCTCATCATCCCCAATATCAACAATCCTGTTTTCGCCAAGTCTACAATGGGAGTTCAGGAATATGCCGATCAGAAGAACATCAAAGTAATTCTCGGCAACACATCATATAAATATTCACAAGAAGAAAATCTTATCAACGCACTCAGGGAAAGTCAGGTGGATGGACTAATTATCACCACGACCAACCCTAAAGGTAAGGTTATCAAGTCACTGGTAGATGAGGGGGTTCCTCTTGTACTCCTTTTCAGCACGATCAAGGGAGGAGCTATCTCGGCAGTTGGTGTTGACAACTACCGGGGGGGCTATCTTGCAACAGAACATCTTATTTCTCTTGGACACAAAAGGATAGGGATGGTCGCTGGAAACTTCAATGTAACTGACAGAGGCTACCACCGCTGGCACGGGTATAAGAGATGTCTCAAAGATAATGGGATTGCTTATGACAAGGAATTACTTGTCCAGACAGAACATTCCCTTATAGGAGGACGGAACTCTATCAAGACCCTCCTCAAACTATCCTCGCCTCCCACCGCAGTTTTCTGTTCCAACGACTATATTGCCCTTGGTGCAAGTAAAGGCGCAAGAGAGTCAGGGCTTAACCTTCCCGAGGATCTGTCAATCGTAGGTTTTGATGATATGCCTACAGCTTCTTACATGGTCCCGTCTCTGACCTCCATACGCCAGCCTGCCTATGAAATGGGGAGACGCGCCTGTGAAATTTTACTGCAGATTATGGCAGATCCGACTACCCCGGTACAACATATGATGGAAACAAAACTGGTTGTCCGAGAATCCACAACGGCAATAGTCTGA
- a CDS encoding C4-dicarboxylate TRAP transporter substrate-binding protein: protein MNFKKTVTILCAGAFLALSIGTQCMADDYKLTLKLSHVFSPAEQLSKSMDAVAESIYEKTDGAINIQTFPQAQLPAYKEGVEQVVRGARFISVEDPSFLGDYVPDFKALYAPMLYRSFDEYVKLTQSKLVADMEAKAEKQGIKILALDYIYGFRNLITKKVIKTPADLSGMKIRTPGSKSYIDTLTAMGAVATPLPWGETLSAVQQGVVDGLEGSEFTNIGTKVYEGPTKNVAKTRHILGTCGVYISTKVWSQIPAKYQTIIQEEFTKGATNMVELLKSQHGGVVKELESYGVKFNEVDGDAFRAALAPLYTEQKGMTPGIFKKIFSELDAMR, encoded by the coding sequence ATGAACTTCAAGAAAACCGTTACCATCCTTTGTGCAGGAGCCTTTCTGGCTCTGTCCATTGGAACCCAGTGCATGGCTGACGACTACAAACTAACCCTGAAACTGAGCCATGTTTTCAGCCCGGCCGAGCAGCTCTCCAAATCCATGGATGCAGTAGCTGAATCCATATATGAAAAAACCGACGGTGCTATTAATATTCAAACTTTCCCACAAGCTCAATTGCCTGCATATAAAGAAGGTGTTGAACAGGTTGTACGTGGCGCCAGATTTATTTCTGTTGAAGACCCATCTTTCCTAGGCGACTATGTCCCCGACTTCAAGGCGCTATACGCACCGATGCTTTATCGCAGCTTTGATGAGTACGTAAAACTGACTCAGTCCAAACTCGTCGCAGATATGGAGGCTAAAGCCGAAAAACAGGGTATCAAGATTCTTGCCCTCGACTATATTTATGGTTTCCGCAATCTGATCACCAAAAAAGTTATTAAGACCCCGGCGGATCTCAGCGGCATGAAAATCCGTACCCCCGGCTCCAAGTCATATATTGACACTCTTACCGCAATGGGTGCTGTAGCTACACCACTGCCATGGGGTGAAACTCTCTCAGCAGTACAGCAGGGGGTTGTTGACGGTCTGGAAGGATCAGAGTTTACCAACATTGGAACAAAAGTATACGAAGGTCCTACCAAGAACGTAGCAAAAACACGTCACATTCTCGGAACCTGCGGTGTATACATCTCCACTAAAGTATGGAGCCAAATCCCTGCTAAATATCAGACTATCATTCAGGAAGAATTCACCAAGGGTGCAACTAATATGGTGGAACTGCTCAAATCGCAGCACGGTGGTGTTGTAAAAGAACTTGAGTCTTACGGCGTTAAATTCAACGAAGTTGACGGCGACGCTTTCCGCGCAGCTCTTGCCCCACTGTACACTGAACAAAAAGGCATGACCCCCGGAATCTTCAAGAAGATATTCTCCGAACTCGACGCAATGAGATAA
- a CDS encoding TRAP transporter small permease, translating into MSTASKVLLKNFDLILSGFFLCITVLAVIINVALRYLFQSGLFWAEEVATSAFIWSVFVGSAAAYRYKMHIGIDFVAKIGPQIWQNFIAVIIDCMMCIINGYIVYLSILYIHANKLKRTPVLDIPAIYINSALTVGFSLMTIYALAFLYKDLCQLFGKQAG; encoded by the coding sequence ATGTCTACAGCATCTAAAGTTCTTTTAAAAAATTTCGATCTGATTTTAAGCGGTTTTTTTCTATGTATTACTGTATTGGCCGTTATCATCAATGTTGCCCTTCGCTATCTTTTTCAAAGCGGCCTTTTCTGGGCTGAAGAGGTTGCTACATCTGCTTTTATCTGGAGCGTATTCGTTGGTTCTGCTGCTGCGTATCGATACAAGATGCACATCGGAATCGACTTTGTGGCTAAAATAGGCCCCCAAATATGGCAAAATTTTATCGCAGTAATCATCGATTGTATGATGTGCATAATCAATGGATACATCGTTTATCTCAGCATCCTTTACATCCATGCGAACAAGTTAAAACGTACGCCGGTACTCGATATTCCAGCAATTTATATCAACTCCGCACTTACGGTCGGCTTTTCTCTGATGACTATTTATGCTTTGGCTTTCCTGTACAAGGATTTATGCCAGCTTTTCGGTAAACAGGCAGGATAA
- a CDS encoding TRAP transporter large permease, with amino-acid sequence MLTFPIAIVMALYFTSIPIAFALLAAALSYFTFGDVGTPPDLILQKFITSTASFPLLAIPFFIMAGEIMNFSGISSSLMKMADVLTGHLRGGLAQVNVLLSTLMGGISGSANADAAMQSKILVPQMTKRGYSTPFATAITAASSAIAPVIPPGINLIIYALIAQVSVAKMFIGGYTPGILMCFALMLTVHLIAKKRGYKPSREKMASPKEIFAQFKESIWGLLLPLGIIAGIRFGVFTPTEAGAMAVLFCIIIGVFLYKQLRWEHFPIIMKNTLLGTSSVMLIIIAASVFGQYMSWERIPHQLTRSILAISNSPWMILVVINILLLVLGMFLEGGALLIIVAPLLVPLVKSMNIDLIHFGLIMIVNIMIGGITPPFGSMMFTTCAITGATVGEFIGEIWPFILALLVVLLIVTYMPSVVMFLPNII; translated from the coding sequence ATGCTTACATTCCCAATAGCCATTGTAATGGCCCTATATTTTACAAGTATCCCCATTGCCTTTGCTCTGCTGGCTGCGGCTCTTTCATATTTTACCTTTGGAGATGTGGGAACACCGCCAGACCTGATCCTGCAGAAATTCATAACCTCCACCGCATCTTTCCCTTTACTGGCCATTCCATTTTTCATCATGGCCGGGGAAATAATGAACTTTTCAGGAATCAGTTCAAGCCTGATGAAAATGGCCGACGTGCTGACCGGGCATCTTCGTGGTGGTCTTGCTCAGGTCAACGTCCTACTGTCAACCCTGATGGGGGGAATATCAGGATCGGCTAATGCAGATGCAGCTATGCAGTCTAAAATACTGGTCCCCCAGATGACGAAGAGAGGTTACAGCACTCCTTTTGCTACCGCAATCACCGCGGCATCTTCCGCCATTGCTCCGGTTATCCCTCCGGGAATTAACCTGATCATTTACGCCCTTATTGCGCAAGTCTCTGTGGCCAAAATGTTTATCGGTGGATACACTCCGGGTATTCTCATGTGTTTCGCCCTGATGCTAACCGTACATTTAATTGCAAAGAAAAGAGGCTACAAACCGTCACGGGAAAAAATGGCCTCCCCCAAAGAGATTTTTGCACAATTTAAAGAATCTATCTGGGGACTGCTCCTTCCACTTGGCATCATCGCCGGCATCCGTTTCGGAGTTTTCACTCCTACAGAAGCGGGTGCTATGGCAGTTCTGTTCTGTATTATTATCGGGGTATTTCTATACAAACAGCTGAGATGGGAACATTTTCCAATCATAATGAAAAATACACTGCTGGGCACAAGCTCAGTCATGTTAATCATCATCGCGGCCTCAGTATTCGGCCAATATATGAGCTGGGAACGGATTCCCCACCAGTTGACCCGCAGTATCCTGGCAATCTCCAACTCACCTTGGATGATTCTGGTTGTGATCAACATTCTGCTGCTTGTCTTAGGTATGTTCCTCGAAGGCGGTGCTTTGCTGATCATAGTCGCACCACTTCTGGTCCCACTAGTCAAAAGCATGAATATCGATTTAATTCATTTCGGATTAATCATGATCGTAAATATCATGATCGGAGGGATAACGCCGCCGTTCGGCTCCATGATGTTCACCACATGTGCCATAACCGGTGCTACTGTTGGAGAATTTATCGGTGAGATCTGGCCTTTCATTCTGGCTCTGCTTGTCGTTCTCCTGATAGTAACCTACATGCCATCCGTGGTCATGTTTCTTCCCAACATCATCTAA
- a CDS encoding glycerophosphodiester phosphodiesterase: MMLIGHRGCKYPGYNQNTIRAFEKVTSENVPAIEFDVQLCADGELVVVHNLDLEEVSTGKGEVSTTDSRTLKSLYAGDPEQGKDRIPFLPEVFDFFASCEPDKRPAIHLELKGKNTGRRAGELFKKYVADEKLAISDILVSSFNWKELEAFREICPTAKIALLDGAIRRNILLAKAGPKAECYFANVFAYGNEDYMLPRFATLSENLMLLDEKCSDQNIRSILAQEIEDCLDGRFYNEKLLETACSMNATSVNLWFRTVSAEFVEKAHEKGLSVFVYTANLPQEWEELNAIKVDGIFTDFYAKAVSALAVHKS, translated from the coding sequence ATGATGCTTATTGGACATAGAGGATGCAAATATCCAGGATATAACCAAAATACGATCCGTGCGTTTGAAAAAGTAACATCTGAAAATGTTCCGGCCATAGAATTTGACGTGCAGCTTTGCGCCGATGGAGAACTGGTTGTAGTCCACAATCTCGACCTTGAAGAAGTATCAACGGGTAAAGGTGAAGTATCAACGACGGATTCCAGAACACTGAAAAGCCTTTATGCAGGTGATCCGGAGCAGGGCAAAGACCGAATTCCGTTTCTTCCTGAAGTCTTTGATTTCTTTGCCTCTTGTGAACCGGACAAACGTCCGGCAATCCACCTGGAGCTCAAGGGCAAAAACACAGGCCGGCGGGCTGGTGAGCTGTTTAAAAAATATGTTGCTGATGAAAAACTGGCTATTTCAGACATTCTGGTTAGTTCCTTCAACTGGAAAGAACTCGAAGCCTTTCGTGAAATCTGTCCTACTGCAAAGATTGCGCTGCTCGACGGAGCTATTCGTCGAAATATACTTCTGGCAAAAGCCGGTCCGAAAGCGGAATGCTATTTTGCAAATGTTTTTGCCTATGGTAATGAAGACTATATGCTCCCGAGATTTGCAACTCTATCGGAAAATCTCATGTTGCTCGATGAAAAATGCAGTGACCAGAATATCCGTTCAATCCTGGCACAAGAGATAGAAGACTGCCTTGACGGACGTTTTTACAATGAGAAGCTGCTAGAGACTGCCTGCTCAATGAACGCAACTTCAGTCAATCTCTGGTTCCGTACAGTGTCTGCAGAATTCGTTGAAAAAGCCCACGAAAAAGGACTTTCCGTATTTGTATACACTGCCAATCTCCCGCAAGAATGGGAAGAACTGAACGCCATAAAAGTTGATGGTATCTTTACTGATTTTTACGCAAAGGCTGTCAGCGCACTGGCTGTACATAAATCTTAA
- a CDS encoding acetate--CoA ligase family protein, translating into MLKRLLSPQSIAIIGGSDDIRKPGGRLLSNILERGYEGRVMVVNPKSDSVQGVPAYKSIADMPEIPDLAYLAIPAKFVRSSLEDLCAKGGKSAVILSAGFGELNEEGKAEERRFKEIADANDMLLLGPNCLGVMTTEVAGKFAGILPLMSTEGIDFLSGSGATIDYLAEQATKRGLPFNSFMTVGNSAQTEVTDLLELFDKSYDEKSSTVKILYMETVNDPQKLISSAKSLAAKGCHLAGIKAGATEAGNRAAASHTGALVSSDTAVQAMFDKAGIIRVQSRIELVDIACIMRIAKDKLDGKRVCIVTDAGGPGVMLADELNRQGIEAPVLKAKTQARLADALLPSSSMVNPIDCLPARTAQHFADIFKILAEEEADSIDYIMVVLGDSGLSDISAIYDVIIKAMDTLPMPVFPSFCTAVTSAKALSAFTKVGKCYFEDEVAMGRALGRVVNRPQIAMSSEIPEGYDLDRIKTIMDGKTGILDAETVADLLTAAGINLPGQQSVMTKEALSELTGEFPFPWVMKVEGPLHKTDVGGVMLNIGDLTEAQAAFDKLMDIPDAVGVLVQQMIQGTEVIVGIKREEPFGSLTAFGLGGIYAEAMKDIQFRLAPLAPEEAMSMINSIAAAPIIKGVRGEQGMDLDILSDQIVRVSLLAADFPQIVEMDINPLKGFGSAIYAVDARIICE; encoded by the coding sequence ATGCTCAAACGTTTATTAAGCCCGCAAAGCATTGCCATCATTGGTGGCAGTGATGATATAAGGAAACCCGGAGGACGGCTCCTCTCAAATATTCTTGAGAGGGGTTACGAGGGACGGGTCATGGTTGTAAATCCCAAAAGTGATAGTGTCCAAGGTGTTCCGGCGTATAAAAGTATAGCTGATATGCCTGAGATTCCAGACCTTGCCTATCTGGCAATTCCGGCTAAGTTTGTACGCTCAAGCCTTGAAGACCTGTGTGCCAAAGGCGGAAAATCAGCAGTGATTCTTTCCGCCGGTTTTGGCGAGCTCAATGAAGAAGGCAAGGCCGAAGAGCGGCGTTTCAAGGAAATAGCTGACGCTAATGATATGCTTTTGCTTGGACCCAATTGTTTAGGCGTTATGACCACTGAAGTGGCGGGCAAATTCGCTGGAATCCTGCCCCTCATGTCTACGGAAGGCATTGACTTTCTGAGTGGATCTGGTGCCACGATTGATTATCTGGCGGAACAGGCCACTAAACGTGGGTTGCCCTTCAATTCCTTTATGACAGTTGGCAATTCAGCTCAGACAGAGGTCACAGATCTTTTGGAGTTGTTCGATAAATCTTATGATGAAAAATCCTCTACAGTAAAGATTCTGTATATGGAAACTGTCAACGATCCCCAAAAGCTGATTTCAAGCGCTAAGAGTCTGGCTGCTAAAGGGTGTCATCTAGCCGGAATTAAAGCTGGTGCTACTGAAGCAGGCAATCGGGCTGCTGCCAGCCATACTGGTGCGCTGGTTTCTAGTGACACCGCAGTGCAGGCCATGTTTGACAAAGCCGGTATTATCCGGGTTCAATCCCGAATTGAACTGGTGGATATTGCTTGTATCATGAGAATTGCCAAAGATAAGCTTGATGGTAAACGTGTCTGCATCGTTACTGATGCCGGCGGTCCTGGAGTAATGCTGGCCGACGAACTTAATAGGCAGGGCATTGAAGCTCCAGTTCTCAAAGCAAAAACTCAGGCACGTCTGGCAGATGCTCTGTTACCTAGCTCCAGCATGGTTAACCCGATTGATTGTCTACCAGCCCGCACAGCTCAGCACTTTGCCGATATCTTTAAGATCCTTGCAGAAGAAGAGGCTGACAGCATTGATTACATAATGGTGGTGCTTGGTGATTCGGGTCTTTCGGATATCAGTGCTATCTATGACGTGATTATTAAGGCGATGGATACTTTACCTATGCCTGTCTTTCCTTCCTTCTGTACTGCTGTAACGTCGGCTAAAGCATTATCAGCCTTTACCAAAGTGGGTAAGTGCTATTTTGAAGATGAAGTAGCCATGGGACGAGCACTCGGACGTGTCGTTAACCGTCCGCAAATCGCTATGTCCTCTGAAATACCGGAAGGATATGATTTGGACCGAATCAAGACAATTATGGATGGTAAGACTGGGATTCTGGATGCTGAAACTGTAGCCGATCTTTTGACTGCTGCCGGTATCAACCTGCCTGGTCAACAAAGTGTTATGACAAAAGAAGCTTTGAGTGAACTGACTGGTGAATTTCCTTTTCCATGGGTGATGAAAGTAGAAGGGCCGTTACATAAGACTGATGTTGGCGGTGTTATGTTAAACATCGGTGACCTGACGGAAGCGCAAGCCGCTTTCGATAAGCTGATGGACATCCCTGATGCTGTTGGTGTGCTGGTTCAGCAGATGATTCAGGGTACTGAAGTCATAGTCGGGATTAAACGCGAAGAGCCTTTCGGTTCACTTACGGCGTTCGGCCTAGGCGGCATTTATGCCGAAGCTATGAAGGATATTCAGTTTCGCCTGGCTCCACTTGCTCCTGAAGAAGCTATGAGTATGATCAACTCCATTGCAGCAGCTCCCATTATCAAGGGGGTGCGCGGAGAACAAGGTATGGATCTGGACATCCTGTCGGATCAAATTGTTCGTGTCAGCCTATTGGCTGCGGACTTTCCTCAGATTGTGGAAATGGATATTAATCCTTTGAAGGGATTTGGTTCTGCCATCTATGCTGTGGATGCCAGAATCATTTGTGAATAA
- a CDS encoding 2-oxoacid:acceptor oxidoreductase family protein: MNTTQQMNPIKQMCTAPSGQPEVLQGNIAFAVGCVRAGIHCADGYPGTPSSEVIDKGLSQVQDMIKVGWSVSEAVAVGVGFGHTLAGEDCVVTMKIPGLMQAGDVVTSASFFTQDRGALIYYVATDFTPSSTQHVLDPRYLFKSCFLPVFEPRDHQEMHEAASIAVEIGRKYNTSVVILPSGMLCHSEGLVRFMDEQSREPVAMPESLHAYNCLPGMTRKNYNTMMDKRMPELVKMVEESPLNQWIKGSGKRGVIVYGPNTMYMKEVKALYEPDIDILSLGFTNPLPMNLIKQFCESIEGEVFVLDDGFHYVQEEIERKGIKVTGKPEYTHLTEWDPAAIAEFLGHTIEKCGSKTQPLMRPPMICAGCPYRLFGEIASSMLKKKDIEAIFGDIGCNSLLYFMNALDTGVAMGASENKRCGYVLSNPEKASKCISVIGDSCECHSGMDGTRNSAFRNAAGVKIILDNEWTAMTGGQPSASSPVNLAGEPTIFNLAEAVRTQGTDVVEVSGYDYKGIRKSMKNALKAAEEGKFTTVIIQGTCIRKVPKDRYGQKLIVDAEKCKKCGMCNICPGISVDEEGIPEFTNLCTGCVSETPACMQRCAVGAISIDETPAEKIKSSVTIPVAPEAIETPSYDKNILPRRLSVAVRGVGGQGNLFFGRVLTKLAFLSGYSDSNVVKGETHGMAQMGGPVISTFACGESLSPVLVPGSVDCLVSMEMSEVFRPGFVELLKPNGTVVLAKTSILPPGMNISDYPSEELIKTELADYNVVFVDVLQQALNLGDPTGRCANVVMMGAMSKIAPFNVFPDEFWLMALKGVSPKPVIWNTNYAAFLAGTTLL, encoded by the coding sequence ATGAATACTACACAACAAATGAATCCCATAAAACAAATGTGTACTGCTCCAAGTGGTCAGCCAGAAGTTTTACAAGGTAATATTGCTTTTGCCGTCGGCTGTGTTCGTGCCGGGATACATTGCGCCGACGGATACCCGGGAACTCCAAGTTCAGAAGTGATCGACAAAGGATTGTCACAAGTTCAGGACATGATAAAAGTGGGATGGTCTGTCAGTGAAGCTGTCGCAGTAGGTGTTGGATTTGGGCATACTCTAGCTGGTGAAGACTGTGTTGTTACCATGAAAATTCCAGGTTTGATGCAGGCGGGTGATGTTGTCACCAGTGCTTCTTTTTTTACTCAGGATCGCGGAGCTCTTATTTATTATGTCGCAACAGATTTTACTCCAAGCTCCACGCAACATGTTCTGGATCCACGTTATCTGTTTAAAAGTTGTTTTCTTCCTGTGTTTGAGCCTCGTGATCATCAGGAAATGCATGAGGCTGCTTCCATTGCAGTTGAAATAGGTCGAAAATATAACACCAGTGTCGTAATTCTACCCAGCGGTATGCTCTGTCACAGTGAAGGTCTGGTCCGCTTTATGGACGAACAGTCACGAGAACCCGTCGCTATGCCGGAAAGCTTGCACGCATATAACTGCCTGCCGGGGATGACTCGTAAAAACTACAATACGATGATGGACAAGCGTATGCCAGAGTTGGTCAAGATGGTCGAAGAAAGTCCTCTGAACCAATGGATTAAAGGTTCCGGCAAGCGTGGTGTCATAGTATACGGTCCTAACACCATGTACATGAAAGAAGTGAAGGCTCTCTACGAACCTGATATTGACATCCTCTCATTGGGGTTCACAAATCCTCTACCTATGAATCTCATTAAGCAATTCTGCGAATCTATCGAAGGCGAAGTTTTTGTGCTGGATGATGGTTTTCATTATGTGCAGGAGGAAATTGAGCGTAAGGGTATCAAGGTTACTGGTAAGCCAGAATATACGCATCTTACTGAATGGGACCCCGCAGCCATAGCTGAATTTCTTGGTCACACTATCGAAAAATGCGGAAGTAAAACTCAGCCGCTGATGCGTCCACCTATGATTTGTGCCGGTTGCCCTTACCGCCTGTTCGGTGAAATAGCCAGTTCCATGCTGAAGAAAAAAGACATTGAAGCTATATTTGGCGATATTGGCTGTAACTCATTGCTTTACTTCATGAATGCCTTGGATACCGGTGTAGCTATGGGGGCCAGTGAAAACAAACGTTGCGGATATGTTCTGTCAAATCCGGAAAAAGCATCTAAATGTATCAGTGTCATAGGTGATAGTTGTGAATGCCACAGCGGTATGGACGGAACCCGTAACAGTGCTTTCCGTAATGCTGCAGGTGTCAAGATTATTTTAGACAATGAGTGGACAGCCATGACAGGGGGGCAGCCTTCGGCTTCTTCACCGGTAAACCTCGCCGGAGAACCAACCATTTTCAATCTTGCTGAGGCCGTTCGCACACAGGGTACCGACGTTGTGGAAGTTAGTGGGTACGACTACAAGGGCATCCGTAAGTCCATGAAAAATGCTTTAAAGGCTGCTGAAGAGGGCAAGTTCACAACCGTGATTATCCAAGGAACTTGTATACGCAAAGTTCCAAAAGATAGATATGGTCAGAAGCTGATTGTAGACGCCGAAAAGTGTAAAAAATGCGGCATGTGTAACATCTGTCCTGGAATCAGCGTTGACGAAGAGGGTATCCCTGAATTCACTAATCTCTGTACCGGATGTGTGTCCGAGACACCTGCCTGTATGCAACGTTGCGCTGTCGGAGCCATTTCGATAGACGAGACACCAGCAGAAAAAATAAAAAGCTCAGTAACTATACCAGTCGCTCCCGAGGCTATCGAGACTCCTTCCTACGACAAGAATATATTGCCTAGACGTCTTTCAGTGGCTGTTCGCGGCGTTGGTGGGCAGGGCAACCTGTTCTTCGGACGCGTCTTGACCAAACTAGCTTTTCTAAGCGGTTATAGTGATTCCAATGTCGTCAAGGGTGAAACTCACGGCATGGCACAAATGGGTGGGCCGGTTATTTCGACTTTTGCCTGCGGTGAAAGCTTAAGTCCAGTTCTGGTTCCAGGCTCTGTTGACTGCTTGGTATCAATGGAAATGAGTGAAGTCTTCCGGCCCGGATTTGTCGAGCTCTTGAAGCCTAACGGCACCGTGGTTCTAGCCAAAACATCTATTCTGCCTCCCGGCATGAATATCAGCGATTATCCATCTGAGGAACTCATTAAAACTGAATTGGCTGACTATAACGTTGTATTCGTAGATGTGTTGCAACAGGCTTTGAATCTGGGTGATCCTACCGGACGATGTGCTAACGTAGTCATGATGGGCGCCATGAGCAAAATCGCTCCTTTCAATGTTTTTCCGGATGAGTTCTGGCTAATGGCTCTCAAGGGCGTCAGCCCTAAGCCGGTCATCTGGAATACTAACTACGCCGCCTTCCTGGCAGGCACCACACTATTATAA